Below is a window of Candidatus Trichorickettsia mobilis DNA.
GCTCGTTCTGCATCTTGATGATCGATAACACTAGCTGCTTTCTCTACAAATGAGACAATATCTCCCATATCTAATATACGAGATACCACACGCTCAGGGCTAAATTCTTCTAAGTTAGATAAATGTTCACCATTACTCAAAAACTTAATCGGTTTATTAGTAACATGTTTGATACTAAGTGCAGCCCCACCACGTGCATCACCATCAATCCTAGATAAAATCACTCCAGTGATTGCTAGTTTATTATTAAAATTATTGGCCACATGAACGGCATCTTGCCCAATCATTGCGTCTATAACTAACAATATTTCTGTTGGCATTACTAAGTTTTTTATTTGCGCAACTTCCTCTAGCATATCATCATCGATATGTAACCTACCAGCTGTATCATATATCACTATATCGTATCCTGATAATTTTGACTCAGTTATCGATCTTTTGGTGATTGCAATCGGATTGGAATTTGTAACTATAGGAAGACTATCAACATTGATAGAAGAAGCTAATTTTGCTAGCTGTTCTTGGGCAGCTGGGCGATAAGTATCAAGAGAAGTCAGTAGCACCTTTTTATTTTGATTTTTAAGCCTTAGGGCAAGTTTAGCGCTAGCCGTAGTTTTACCACTACCTTGTAAACCGACCATCATGATATTAACCGGTGGTGCTGACTGTAGCTGTAGGCTAGTGTTCTCAGCAGAACTTGATAAGATATTTATCATCTCATCATGTATTATCTTTACTACCATCTGTCCTGGTGAAACAGAACGAATCACTTGCTGACCAACAGCCTTTTCTCTTACTGCTGCAATAAAATCTTTTACTACTGGTAATGCTACATCCGCTTCCAATAAAGCAATACGGATATCACGTAATGCACTATCCATATTACTCTCAGATAGCGTTCCGTTACCTTTAATTTTATCAAAAATTCTAGTTAGATTATGCGTTAGTGTTTGAAACATATTATAAAATCATATATTGTATTAATTACTTTTTATCATTAGAATCTAAATAGATTTAGCAAGATATATTCTGATTTAGGTTTTATAAAAAAATAAAAAGATGAATAAATTACATATTTTTTGTAAAAATTCTACTCTTCACTCTTGTTAAACTATAGTAATAGAAATATCTATAAAACTCAAATTATATTATGATAGTAATAGACACAGTAGCTTTGCCTAAAAATATAACTTCTATACGCTCTAAAAAAGTGAAATCTGCAAAGTTAGCATTTTCTAGAAGCAATGGGTTAGTTGAACATGAGAGCCCTGAGTTATCTAATATCACTTCTACGAATCCGTTCCTATTTTTACAAGAAGTAGATGAATATGAAAAAGATCAAGCTAGACTTAAAGAGCAAGGCAACAAAATTTTAAGATGTTTAAATGATATAAGATTCAGCTTGCTTAACGATAAACTACCAAAGCAACATATAATGTATCTCAAACAAACTATTGAAAATAATAAAGAACAATTTCGCTTTCCTGAGTTACAGGCCATAATGGCAGCAATTATATTACGTGCAGAAATTGAACTTGCTAAAATTGAAATGCACTCAAAAAAGAACATTTAATGAGCTTTGTCAAATCGTCATTGCCATTACAAATATAACTTACAACGCTACTGAAGCAGCGGTCACGAGAAATTAGGCATAATTATCAAGATATATTTATCTGTAATTTCTGGGAAAATTTCTTTTGTAAAAGGCAATAATTGGTTGCTGCCATCGAGAAATTCTATTTCAATTATATCACCGGCGCCAAAATTAAAGAAGCTTTTAACTACACCCACCGACTTTGAATTTTGATCGATTACGGTTAATTCTTTTAAGTCCTCAATATAAAACTCATTTTTGTCTTTGATTGTAGGTAGGTTATCTTTTAAACAAAAGATCTCATGGCCAATTAGTTTTTCTGCTGCAGTTCGATCATGAATATCCTTAATACTACAAATTAATCGGTGCTTTGTATTGATGCTACAAAGTTTTAAGCGAAGATCAGTGCCGCTTGCATTTAATAATGGTAATTTAACTATATTGGTAATTGGCTCAGTGAATGATTGTATCAGTACATGACCTTTGAGTCCATGAGCTGAGAATACCTTACCTACTAGAATTAATTTCGCAAGAGGTTTGTTGTGAGTCATTTTTAATCACGATTGTTCATCTAAGTTAAGAATTTGTGCGGTTTTAATTGATTCACCATGCGAAGCATTCACGATAATGCCACCGTTATTAGCTTTTAAGGCGATTAAATTATGTAATAATTCTTTGTTTTGTTGATCAAGATTTGATTCCACCTCATCTAATAACCACAAACTAGCCTGACATGAAAGCAGCTTGGATAGCGCTACTTTCTGTTGATTGCCTCTGGAAAGTTCGTAGCACTTTGTATTTAATATGTGCTGTAAATTAAAGTAATAGATCGAAGCTTCAAATGCCTCTGGAGAATTATAAATTTCAGACCAAAATTTTAAATTCTCTAATACTGTTAATTCAGATTTTAAACCAAGACGATGTCCTACATAAACACAATATGGCTTTTCATGGTTTTGTGATAACAGACTCTGTTCTTCTGGTCTCTTTGGTGTACCAAAATAAACAAATCCATTGGTCGGCTTTTGAATCCCGGCTATAATTTTAAGTAAGGAACTTTTGCCACAGCCATTTTTGCCTTTGATATGCACAATCGTAGAAGGGAAGAAAGATACACTTAAAGAATTAAAAAGATCTTGCCCCAGAACATGAAAAGATAGCTGATAAAATGATAGTATTTTATGCAACATTAATAAAATCTTAATCTTATATTTAGTAAAATCTTCTGGTCTTTGTAAAAATTTAATTACATCTACCTTTTATAAGATAAGGCAAAATAAATAAATTACAATATTTCTATAATAACATACAGAGGAGAAGCTAATGTCTAGTCCTTATAACCCAAAATACGCCATCAAAATAGACATAGATGGTCATACATATGTCATGTGTGACATAAAAAAGGCAGCAAGCGACATAGGTCTTGAAGTCAATAAATTACCTTACTCATTACGAGTTTTGCTTGAGAATGTAATACGAACCAATCAAGACCCACAATCATTACTGGCGTTTAAGGAATGGTTGAAACAAAAAAAATCAGATGCAGAGGTAGCATTTATGCCAGCTAGGGTATTAATGCAGGATTTTACTGGCGTTCCAGCAGTAGTAGACCTTGCTGCGATGCGTGATGCTGTCAAGAAACTACAAAAAGATCCACTAACAATTAATCCATTAATACCAGTAGATCTAGTAATTGATCACTCGGTACAAGTGGATTATTCAGGATCTGCGGAAGCTTTTAAGAAAAATGTTGAACTAGAGATGCAACGTAATTTGGAACGTTATGAATTTCTGAAATGGGGACAACAAACATTTAATAATTTTAGAGTAGTACCTCCCGGTACCGGTATTTGCCATCAGGTTAATCTCGAATATTTAGCGCAAGTTGTGTGGACTCAAAAATATAATAATGAAACCTTAGCTTACCCGGATACTGTAGTTGGTACTGATAGCCATACCACGATGGTTAACGGTTTATCGGTTCTTGGTTGGGGTGTAGGTGGCATCGAAGCTGAAGCGGCAATGTTAGGTAGGGCTTTGCCGATGATTTTACCGGAAGTAGTGGGAGTAAAATTAACCGGTGAATTAAAGGGTAATAGCACTGCTACTGATCTGGTGTTGACGGTAACACAAATGCTAAGGAAGAAGGGGGTAGTCGGCAAATTTGTTGAGTTTTTTGGTCCGGGTCTTGATGCTTTAAGTTTAGCAGATAGAGCTACGATTGCGAATATGGCGCCTGAGTACGGAGCAACTTGTGGCTTCTTTCCAATTGATAATGAAACAATCAAGTACCTACATTTGACAGCACGTGATCCTCAACAGATTAAACTAGTAACTGAATATGCAAAAACTAATTTATTGTGGCGTGATTCTAATGATGCCCCAGAATATACTGATGTTTTAGCTCTCGATTTATCTACTTTAGAAACCTCGCTAGCTGGGCCTAAGCGTCCTCAAGATCGAGTAAACCTTAGCAACATCACTAGTAATTTTAAAACAGAATTACCTTCTTTAGCTAAAGGTGATCAAGATATTACTAAGAAATACCCAGTGGCTGGTAAAGATTTTAGTTTAGGGCATGGTGATGTAGTAATTGCAGCGATCACCAGCTGTACTAACACTTCTAACCCTTCAGTAATGGTTGCCGCCGGATTGTTAGCCAAAAAGGCTTGCAATTTAGGTTTACTATCAAAACCATGGGTTAAAACATCTCTAGCTCCAGGATCTCAAATTGTTACTGAATATCTTGCTGCTGGTGGATTAGACCAATATTTAAATAAATTGGGTTTTAATTTAGTTGGATATGGATGTACTACTTGTATCGGTAATTCCGGGCCGTTAGCTCCTGAAATAGATAATACTATTAGTAATAATCAGTTAGTTGCAGCTTCAGTATTATCCGGTAATAGAAATTTTGAAGGTAGAGTACATGCTTCTGTGCGCGCTAATTACCTTGCATCACCGCCTTTAGTGGTAGCATATGCTATAGCTGGCAGTATCAATCTTAATTTACAGACTCAGGCTCTTGCTGTCGATCGTAATGGCCATGATGTTTACCTAAAAGATTTATGGCCAACTCAGCAAGAGATTAAGGAATATATCAATCAATCTTTATCTTCAGCGATTTTTAAAGCTAAATATAGTCAGGTATTTACCGGAGATCAATATTGGCAAAGCTTAAAAATAGCAAAAAGCAGTACTTATAATTGGGATAAAAATAGCACATACATAAATCATCCACCTTATTTTGAAAATATTGAAAAAGCTATGTTAAGTCTTAGTGATATTAAATCTGCAAGAATATTGGCAATTTTTGGAGACTCAATTACTACTGATCATATATCACCAGCCGGTAATATTAATAAAGCAAGTCCAGCAGCAAAATATTTAATGAATCATGGTGTTATGCAAGCGGATTTCAATTCTTACGGTGCACGGCGTGGTAACCATGAAGTAATGATGCGTGGAACTTTTGCTAATGGTCGTATAAAAAATGAAATGTGCCCTGGAATAGAAGGAGGAGTGACGATCAATCAATTAACCCAGCAACAGATGAGTATATATGATGCTGCTATGGATTATAAACTACGCTCAATACCGCTTGTGGTTATAGCGGGTGCAGAATATGGTACTGGTTCTTCTAGAGATTGGGCTGCTAAGGGAACTAGTTTACTGGGAGTG
It encodes the following:
- the ffh gene encoding signal recognition particle protein — translated: MFQTLTHNLTRIFDKIKGNGTLSESNMDSALRDIRIALLEADVALPVVKDFIAAVREKAVGQQVIRSVSPGQMVVKIIHDEMINILSSSAENTSLQLQSAPPVNIMMVGLQGSGKTTASAKLALRLKNQNKKVLLTSLDTYRPAAQEQLAKLASSINVDSLPIVTNSNPIAITKRSITESKLSGYDIVIYDTAGRLHIDDDMLEEVAQIKNLVMPTEILLVIDAMIGQDAVHVANNFNNKLAITGVILSRIDGDARGGAALSIKHVTNKPIKFLSNGEHLSNLEEFSPERVVSRILDMGDIVSFVEKAASVIDHQDAERAAAKFQKGKFDLNDYLSQIRSIRKLGGFSSILSMLPGTNQMIPKIASDKLDDKLLLHQEAIILSMTKTERKNPDILNAMRRKRIAGGSGTSVQKVNMLLKQFKQISELMKKAGKMDAKQLMRSGIGKLFS
- the ccmA gene encoding heme ABC exporter ATP-binding protein CcmA, whose protein sequence is MLSFYQLSFHVLGQDLFNSLSVSFFPSTIVHIKGKNGCGKSSLLKIIAGIQKPTNGFVYFGTPKRPEEQSLLSQNHEKPYCVYVGHRLGLKSELTVLENLKFWSEIYNSPEAFEASIYYFNLQHILNTKCYELSRGNQQKVALSKLLSCQASLWLLDEVESNLDQQNKELLHNLIALKANNGGIIVNASHGESIKTAQILNLDEQS
- the rimM gene encoding ribosome maturation factor RimM (Essential for efficient processing of 16S rRNA) gives rise to the protein MTHNKPLAKLILVGKVFSAHGLKGHVLIQSFTEPITNIVKLPLLNASGTDLRLKLCSINTKHRLICSIKDIHDRTAAEKLIGHEIFCLKDNLPTIKDKNEFYIEDLKELTVIDQNSKSVGVVKSFFNFGAGDIIEIEFLDGSNQLLPFTKEIFPEITDKYILIIMPNFS
- a CDS encoding flagellar assembly protein FliX codes for the protein MIVIDTVALPKNITSIRSKKVKSAKLAFSRSNGLVEHESPELSNITSTNPFLFLQEVDEYEKDQARLKEQGNKILRCLNDIRFSLLNDKLPKQHIMYLKQTIENNKEQFRFPELQAIMAAIILRAEIELAKIEMHSKKNI
- the acnA gene encoding aconitate hydratase AcnA: MSSPYNPKYAIKIDIDGHTYVMCDIKKAASDIGLEVNKLPYSLRVLLENVIRTNQDPQSLLAFKEWLKQKKSDAEVAFMPARVLMQDFTGVPAVVDLAAMRDAVKKLQKDPLTINPLIPVDLVIDHSVQVDYSGSAEAFKKNVELEMQRNLERYEFLKWGQQTFNNFRVVPPGTGICHQVNLEYLAQVVWTQKYNNETLAYPDTVVGTDSHTTMVNGLSVLGWGVGGIEAEAAMLGRALPMILPEVVGVKLTGELKGNSTATDLVLTVTQMLRKKGVVGKFVEFFGPGLDALSLADRATIANMAPEYGATCGFFPIDNETIKYLHLTARDPQQIKLVTEYAKTNLLWRDSNDAPEYTDVLALDLSTLETSLAGPKRPQDRVNLSNITSNFKTELPSLAKGDQDITKKYPVAGKDFSLGHGDVVIAAITSCTNTSNPSVMVAAGLLAKKACNLGLLSKPWVKTSLAPGSQIVTEYLAAGGLDQYLNKLGFNLVGYGCTTCIGNSGPLAPEIDNTISNNQLVAASVLSGNRNFEGRVHASVRANYLASPPLVVAYAIAGSINLNLQTQALAVDRNGHDVYLKDLWPTQQEIKEYINQSLSSAIFKAKYSQVFTGDQYWQSLKIAKSSTYNWDKNSTYINHPPYFENIEKAMLSLSDIKSARILAIFGDSITTDHISPAGNINKASPAAKYLMNHGVMQADFNSYGARRGNHEVMMRGTFANGRIKNEMCPGIEGGVTINQLTQQQMSIYDAAMDYKLRSIPLVVIAGAEYGTGSSRDWAAKGTSLLGVKAVIAESFERIHRSNLAGMGVLPIVFANGLTRKDCKLTGSEEIEINGLKDSIEPYQRLQCVIKRQDGVQDTIEVILQVFTDSEIEYIRQGSVMHTVVYTR